In Mytilus trossulus isolate FHL-02 chromosome 6, PNRI_Mtr1.1.1.hap1, whole genome shotgun sequence, a single window of DNA contains:
- the LOC134722085 gene encoding large ribosomal subunit protein eL14-like has product MVVGQLRFVEIGRVAYIAYGPDQGKLCAIVDVIDQNRALIDGPCTGVSRKQMNFKNIHLTGIKLKMPRSLRTGLLKKKWESEKIQEQWGKTTWAQKIANRELRSKLSDFDRFKLMKAKQARNRLINVEFGKLRLQAKKAPAKPKRIRKRPSKK; this is encoded by the exons ATGGTTGTCGGCCAG TTAAGATTTGTTGAAATAGGCCGTGTGGCCTACATTGCCTATGGACCAGACCAAGGCAAACTATGTGCTATAGTTGATGTTATTGATCAGAACAGG GCCTTGATTGATGGACCATGCACTGGTGTGTCCAGGAAACAgatgaatttcaaaaacattcatttgactggtatcaaattaaaaatgccAAGATCCCTCCGTACTGGTCTCCTGAAGAAAAAATGGGAAAGTGAGAAAATCCAAGAACAATGGGGAAAAACCACATGGGCCCAGAAAATAGCAAACAGAGAACTG aGGAGTAAGCTCTCAGATTTTGACAGATTTAAACTGATGAAGGCCAAGCAAGCA AGAAACAGATTGATAAATGTTGAATTTGGTAAACTGAGACTTCAGGCCAAGAAGGCTCCAGCTAAACCCAAGAGGATTAGGAAGCGTCCAAGCAAAAAATAA
- the LOC134722083 gene encoding probable D-lactate dehydrogenase, mitochondrial isoform X2, giving the protein MFCKRVWNSSLRCLTRAYHKSVDRKGLAQATEIIKVPDRLVAALSDIVGKKNVSTAMAVREQHGRDESYHSCCPPEVVTFPQNVEQVSEIAILCNDNEIPLIPFGSGTGLEGGINAIKGGVCVDLTHMKEILSVNPEDFDCTVQSGVTRMQLNNYLRDTGLWFPIDPGADASLCGMCSTSASGTNAVRYGTMRENVLNLEVVLADGRVINTAGKGRRTKKTSAGYNLTNLFVGSEGTLGIITKASLKLFGIPEATVSAVCHFPDVQGAVDTTVQVLQCGIPIARIEFLDEVSIDAVNKYSKMDMKVAPSLFLEFTGTPSSLDEQAALVADLCSMNNGSDFKWAKDPEERSHLWKARHDILYACMALKPGSKPYSTDVCVPVSKLPEIIKRSKEEITKAGVCGPIVGHVGDGNFHVFFPVDQNNPEELEKIQEVSKKMALMSLEMNGTCTGEHGIGQGKRELLIQEIGETGIQVMKQIKQTLDPKGIMNPAKVFY; this is encoded by the exons atgttttgtaagaGAGTATGGAACAGCTCTCTCCGTTGTTTGACACGTGCATATCATAAATCAGTAGATAGGAAAGGACTTGCACAG gcTACAGAGATAATAAAAGTACCAGACAGGCTAGTAGCAGCTTTATCTGATATTGTTGGCAAGAAAAATGTGTCAACTGCAATGGCTGTTAGAGAGCAGCACGGTAGAGATGAGTCATACCATAG CTGTTGTCCACCAGAAGTAGTCACTTTCCCACAGAATGTTGAACAAGTCAGTGAGATTGCAATTCTGTGCAATGATAATGAGATACCTCTGATTCCATTTGGTAGTGGCACTGGATTAGAAGGTGGCATTAATGCTATTAAG GGAGGAGTGTGTGTTGATCTGACTCACATGAAAGAGATTCTGTCTGTTAATCCAGAGGACTTTGACTGTACTGTACAATCAGGAGTGACTAGAATGCAGTTAAACAATTACCTGAGGGACACTGGGTTATGGTTTCCTATTG ATCCAGGAGCAGATGCATCCCTGTGTGGAATGTGTTCTACCAGTGCATCTGGAACAAATGCTGTCAGATATGGTACAATGAGAGAAAACGTTCTAAATTTAGAAGTAGTTTTAGCTGATGGACGTGTCATAAATACTGCTGGGAAAGGAAGAAGGACAAa gaAAACTTCTGCGGGATACAATCTTACAAACTTATTTGTAGGATCAGAAGGAACGTTAGGTATTATAACCAAGGCTTCATTGAAACTGTTTGGTATACCAGAAGCA ACTGTGTCAGCAGTATGTCATTTCCCAGATGTACAAGGTGCAGTAGATACAACTGTTCAGGTATTGCAGTGTGGTATTCCTATTGCAAGGATAg aGTTTTTAGATGAGGTATCAATAGATGCAGTAAACAAGTATAGTAAAATGGATATGAAAGTTGCACCATCATTATTTTTAGAATTCACTGGAACTCCATCATCTCTGGATGAACAAGCAGCATTAGTTG CTGATTTATGCAGCATGAATAATGGTTCTGATTTCAAATGGGCAAAAGATCCAGAGGAAAGAAGTCATTTATGGAAAGCTAGACATGACATCTTATATGCCTGTATGGCTTTGAAACCAGGCAGTAAG cCCTATTCCACTGATGTTTGTGTTCCTGTCTCTAAACTACcagaaataattaaaagatcaaaggaaGAAATTACCAAGGCAGGAGTTTGTG gACCTATAGTAGGCCATGTTGGTGATGGGAATTTCCATGTTTTCTTTCCTGTGGATCAAAATAACCCTGAAGAATTAGAAAAGATCCAAGAAGTTTCAAAGAAAATGGCATT AATGTCTTTGGAGATGAATGGAACCTGCACAGGAGAGCATGGCATAGGACAGGGAAAGAGAGAGTTACTGATACAAGAGATAGGAGAAACTGGTATCCAGGTGATGAAACAGATAAAACAAACATTAGATCCCAAGGGCATTATGAACCCAGCTAAAGTATTCTATTAA
- the LOC134722083 gene encoding probable D-lactate dehydrogenase, mitochondrial isoform X1 translates to MFCKRVWNSSLRCLTRAYHKSVDRKGLAQATEIIKVPDRLVAALSDIVGKKNVSTAMAVREQHGRDESYHSCCPPEVVTFPQNVEQVSEIAILCNDNEIPLIPFGSGTGLEGGINAIKGGVCVDLTHMKEILSVNPEDFDCTVQSGVTRMQLNNYLRDTGLWFPIDPGADASLCGMCSTSASGTNAVRYGTMRENVLNLEVVLADGRVINTAGKGRRTKKTSAGYNLTNLFVGSEGTLGIITKASLKLFGIPEATVSAVCHFPDVQGAVDTTVQVLQCGIPIARIEFLDEVSIDAVNKYSKMDMKVAPSLFLEFTGTPSSLDEQAALVADLCSMNNGSDFKWAKDPEERSHLWKARHDILYACMALKPGSKPYSTDVCVPVSKLPEIIKRSKEEITKAGVCDSFMLGHVGDGNFHTLFLADPNNPKEVQIVKDVSNKIAEMSLEMNGTCTGEHGIGQGKRELLIQEIGETGIQVMKQIKQTLDPKGIMNPAKVFY, encoded by the exons atgttttgtaagaGAGTATGGAACAGCTCTCTCCGTTGTTTGACACGTGCATATCATAAATCAGTAGATAGGAAAGGACTTGCACAG gcTACAGAGATAATAAAAGTACCAGACAGGCTAGTAGCAGCTTTATCTGATATTGTTGGCAAGAAAAATGTGTCAACTGCAATGGCTGTTAGAGAGCAGCACGGTAGAGATGAGTCATACCATAG CTGTTGTCCACCAGAAGTAGTCACTTTCCCACAGAATGTTGAACAAGTCAGTGAGATTGCAATTCTGTGCAATGATAATGAGATACCTCTGATTCCATTTGGTAGTGGCACTGGATTAGAAGGTGGCATTAATGCTATTAAG GGAGGAGTGTGTGTTGATCTGACTCACATGAAAGAGATTCTGTCTGTTAATCCAGAGGACTTTGACTGTACTGTACAATCAGGAGTGACTAGAATGCAGTTAAACAATTACCTGAGGGACACTGGGTTATGGTTTCCTATTG ATCCAGGAGCAGATGCATCCCTGTGTGGAATGTGTTCTACCAGTGCATCTGGAACAAATGCTGTCAGATATGGTACAATGAGAGAAAACGTTCTAAATTTAGAAGTAGTTTTAGCTGATGGACGTGTCATAAATACTGCTGGGAAAGGAAGAAGGACAAa gaAAACTTCTGCGGGATACAATCTTACAAACTTATTTGTAGGATCAGAAGGAACGTTAGGTATTATAACCAAGGCTTCATTGAAACTGTTTGGTATACCAGAAGCA ACTGTGTCAGCAGTATGTCATTTCCCAGATGTACAAGGTGCAGTAGATACAACTGTTCAGGTATTGCAGTGTGGTATTCCTATTGCAAGGATAg aGTTTTTAGATGAGGTATCAATAGATGCAGTAAACAAGTATAGTAAAATGGATATGAAAGTTGCACCATCATTATTTTTAGAATTCACTGGAACTCCATCATCTCTGGATGAACAAGCAGCATTAGTTG CTGATTTATGCAGCATGAATAATGGTTCTGATTTCAAATGGGCAAAAGATCCAGAGGAAAGAAGTCATTTATGGAAAGCTAGACATGACATCTTATATGCCTGTATGGCTTTGAAACCAGGCAGTAAG cCCTATTCCACTGATGTTTGTGTTCCTGTCTCTAAACTACcagaaataattaaaagatcaaaggaaGAAATTACCAAGGCAGGAGTTTGTG attcCTTCATGTTGGGTCATGTTGGTGATGGCAATTTCCACACACTATTTTTGGCTGATCCAAATAATCCAAAAGAAGTACAAATAGTTAAAGATGTGTCAAATAAAATTGCTGA AATGTCTTTGGAGATGAATGGAACCTGCACAGGAGAGCATGGCATAGGACAGGGAAAGAGAGAGTTACTGATACAAGAGATAGGAGAAACTGGTATCCAGGTGATGAAACAGATAAAACAAACATTAGATCCCAAGGGCATTATGAACCCAGCTAAAGTATTCTATTAA